Proteins from a single region of Rhodospirillales bacterium:
- a CDS encoding glutamate--cysteine ligase has translation MSGLSQAAPEPATDRRSLITYLESGCKPRSQWRIGTEHEKFAYDLQDLKPLSYDGPRGIRAILEGLARFGWTAIRENGNTIALVDETGCSITLEPGGQVELSGAPLQSIHQTCCEIGRHLNQVKTIGAELNVGFLGLGYQPKWPRAELPWMPKGRYDIMAAYMPKVGSLGLDMMQATCTVQVNLDFDSEASMVRMFRIGLALQPVATALFANSPFINGAPSGFLSLRSNVWTDTDPARCGIAPFVFEDGFGFERYVDYMLDVPMYFVYRDGRYIDVAGQSFRDFMAGRLPGLPGETPTMSDWADHLTTCFLEVRLKRFIEMRGADGGPWNRLCALPAFWVGLLYDDDARAAAWDLVKDWTGEEREEMRAMVPRTALKTPFRNITVRDIALEALEIAHRGLCRRAIDDGLGRNETQFLAPLFRIAEANFTSAEDLLCAYNRRWNGSVDPIFREFAY, from the coding sequence ATGTCCGGTCTCAGCCAAGCCGCACCGGAGCCGGCAACCGACCGGCGCAGCCTGATCACCTATCTGGAAAGTGGCTGCAAGCCGCGCTCGCAGTGGCGGATCGGCACCGAGCACGAGAAATTCGCCTACGATCTGCAAGACTTAAAGCCGCTCTCCTACGACGGCCCGCGGGGCATTCGCGCCATCCTCGAAGGCCTTGCGCGCTTCGGATGGACAGCGATCCGCGAGAACGGCAACACCATCGCGCTCGTCGATGAGACCGGCTGCTCGATCACGCTCGAGCCCGGCGGTCAGGTGGAGCTGTCCGGTGCGCCGCTGCAGAGCATTCACCAGACCTGCTGCGAAATCGGCCGGCACCTTAATCAGGTCAAGACGATCGGCGCCGAGCTCAACGTCGGCTTCCTCGGTCTGGGCTATCAGCCGAAGTGGCCGCGCGCGGAGCTGCCGTGGATGCCGAAGGGTCGCTACGACATCATGGCCGCGTACATGCCGAAGGTCGGAAGCCTCGGGCTCGATATGATGCAGGCGACATGCACCGTCCAGGTCAACCTTGACTTCGATTCCGAGGCGTCGATGGTGCGGATGTTCCGCATCGGCCTTGCCCTGCAGCCGGTCGCGACCGCCCTGTTCGCGAACTCGCCCTTCATCAATGGCGCGCCGTCGGGCTTTTTGTCGCTGCGGAGCAACGTGTGGACCGACACCGATCCCGCCCGCTGCGGAATCGCCCCCTTCGTTTTCGAGGACGGTTTCGGGTTCGAGCGCTACGTCGACTACATGCTCGATGTGCCGATGTACTTTGTCTATCGCGATGGACGTTACATCGACGTCGCGGGGCAGTCATTCCGCGACTTCATGGCCGGGCGCCTGCCCGGCCTTCCCGGCGAGACACCGACGATGAGCGATTGGGCCGATCATCTGACGACCTGCTTCCTCGAAGTCCGCTTGAAACGGTTCATCGAGATGCGCGGTGCCGACGGCGGGCCGTGGAACCGCCTGTGCGCGCTTCCCGCGTTCTGGGTCGGCCTGCTCTACGATGACGATGCGCGCGCGGCGGCGTGGGATCTGGTCAAGGACTGGACGGGCGAGGAGCGGGAGGAAATGCGCGCCATGGTGCCGCGCACGGCGCTCAAGACCCCGTTTCGCAACATCACCGTCCGCGATATTGCCCTCGAGGCCCTGGAAATCGCGCACCGCGGACTCTGCCGCCGGGCGATCGACGACGGCCTCGGCCGCAACGAAACACAATTTCTCGCTCCGCTGTTTCGTATCGCCGAGGCGAATTTCACCTCCGCCGAGGACCTGCTCTGCGCCTACAACCGCCGCTGGAACGGCAGTGTCGATCCGATCTTTCGCGAGTTCGCCTACTAA